Proteins found in one Fibrobacter succinogenes genomic segment:
- the dxs gene encoding 1-deoxy-D-xylulose-5-phosphate synthase yields MELKDVKSPQDLKHCSVEELYHLASQIRGTIIGQVAKHGGHLASSLGVVELTLALHYVFNAPDDKIVWDVGHQAYVHKLLTGRYDRFDTLRQQGGISGFLKRNESVYDCFGAGHATTSISAALGFAVARDHFNRNNNVVAVIGDGSMTGGMAYEAINNVGASKQNMTIILNDNKMSIAPNIGGFSKYLNRVISDPVYNKMRTDLDRVMNRLPGILGSRFRDLFLQVENAAKNAVKPGRFFEDLGIRYFGPIDGHDIDELVMILERVKNQQGPCLVHVLTEKGRGFDAAEKNPTKYHGCSAFDPESGLPLAPGNPNPSLTSVFGNTLLDLAKKDKRIMGITAAMPTGCGMDIVAKELPDRVIDVGIAEEHAVTFAAGMACEGVVPVVAIYSSFMQRAYDQIIHDIALQNLHVVLVLDRAGLVGADGPTHHGAFDLSFLRTVPGMTIMAPSNENELRDMMIAAIDMEGVVAIRYPRGTALEAELKPSEESFDYKSPKILEKGSGILLLGAGFMTNELKKTASVLRENGYNPTLVDARFIKPLDQECYRSLFDNHNVIVTLEDNTLVGGYGSAIAELLSDLGYTDKKLYRFGLPDRFVEQGEIKALYKILKIDGESVAKQLMEKL; encoded by the coding sequence ATGGAACTGAAAGACGTAAAGTCGCCTCAGGACTTGAAGCACTGCTCAGTCGAAGAGCTTTACCACTTGGCTTCGCAGATTCGCGGGACCATTATTGGGCAGGTGGCCAAACATGGCGGTCACCTGGCATCTAGCCTTGGCGTTGTTGAACTTACTCTTGCGCTTCACTATGTGTTCAACGCACCCGACGATAAGATCGTTTGGGACGTAGGACACCAGGCGTACGTGCACAAGTTATTGACCGGCCGTTACGACCGCTTCGATACCTTGCGCCAGCAGGGCGGTATTTCTGGATTCCTGAAGAGGAACGAAAGCGTTTATGACTGCTTTGGGGCAGGGCATGCCACGACCTCTATTTCGGCGGCTCTTGGCTTTGCCGTTGCACGCGACCATTTCAACCGTAACAACAATGTTGTTGCTGTCATTGGCGATGGTTCCATGACGGGCGGTATGGCTTACGAGGCTATCAATAACGTTGGCGCCTCCAAGCAGAACATGACCATCATCTTGAACGATAACAAGATGAGTATCGCTCCGAACATTGGCGGTTTTAGCAAGTACTTGAACCGCGTGATTTCGGATCCGGTTTACAACAAGATGCGTACCGACCTGGATCGCGTGATGAATCGTTTGCCGGGTATTCTGGGTTCTCGTTTCCGTGACCTCTTCTTGCAGGTCGAGAATGCGGCAAAGAATGCCGTGAAGCCGGGACGTTTCTTTGAAGACTTGGGCATTCGTTATTTTGGTCCGATTGATGGTCACGATATCGATGAACTTGTGATGATTCTCGAACGCGTGAAAAACCAGCAAGGCCCGTGCCTTGTCCATGTGCTTACGGAAAAGGGCCGCGGCTTTGACGCTGCCGAAAAGAATCCGACAAAGTATCACGGTTGTAGTGCGTTTGACCCTGAAAGTGGGCTCCCGCTTGCTCCGGGCAATCCGAACCCCTCACTCACGAGCGTGTTCGGCAATACGCTTTTGGACCTTGCTAAGAAGGATAAGCGCATTATGGGTATCACGGCTGCAATGCCTACGGGCTGCGGCATGGATATCGTCGCGAAGGAACTCCCGGATCGCGTGATTGACGTGGGCATTGCCGAAGAGCATGCTGTTACGTTTGCGGCGGGCATGGCTTGCGAAGGCGTTGTTCCGGTGGTGGCGATTTACTCGTCGTTCATGCAGCGCGCTTACGACCAGATTATCCACGACATTGCGTTACAGAATTTGCATGTGGTGCTTGTGCTCGACCGTGCCGGCCTTGTCGGTGCGGATGGCCCGACGCACCATGGCGCCTTCGATTTGTCGTTCTTGCGTACGGTTCCTGGAATGACCATCATGGCTCCTTCCAACGAAAATGAATTGCGCGATATGATGATTGCTGCGATTGATATGGAAGGTGTTGTGGCAATCCGCTACCCGAGAGGCACTGCGCTCGAAGCAGAACTCAAGCCCTCGGAAGAATCGTTCGATTATAAGAGCCCCAAGATTCTTGAGAAGGGCTCCGGCATACTCTTATTGGGCGCCGGATTCATGACAAATGAACTCAAGAAAACAGCCTCCGTGCTTCGTGAAAACGGATACAACCCGACGCTTGTGGATGCCCGTTTTATTAAGCCGCTCGACCAGGAATGCTACCGTTCGTTGTTCGACAATCACAATGTCATTGTGACTTTGGAAGACAACACGCTTGTGGGTGGCTATGGTTCAGCAATTGCGGAACTTTTGTCCGACCTCGGCTATACGGACAAGAAACTGTACCGGTTTGGTCTTCCGGACAGATTCGTTGAACAGGGAGAAATCAAAGCTCTCTACAAGATCTTGAAAATTGACGGGGAATCCGTCGCCAAACAGTTGATGGAAAAACTATGA
- a CDS encoding S8 family serine peptidase translates to MNKAILLVAAFGVGVSLAAENNYKSSFSKVSSEVQDFLDEEALTETRTVPSKTYTVDVLGRKKSSNQVTFLGKAKVSPKRKMRVDVVNLDLPDYQEKTVSTKTEFNPETGKTRLWLNGEELSQAEFDKAISKINSEKPDFIPGYTDSLSADEINNLLNGNKNVYISKHKDPINQMAYTAIFNTSQISTHAFTNSAKGKGIGIHFTETGCPHPNFWTSKYQNVNGCEHGWQTHPTGVLQVLSKTAPEASLYGYDQGTWPTRANHSNLEISSHSWASPYSPTNEYIEVDAMMDNYVYTNGITAFVAAGNVSPDVPNNKYVSSPGKALNAITVGAINPTNDNYTSYSKWMNSEIGNEKPEVANYTDFEFNNTLTFPCGSQTCTYNGYFNGTSASTPYTAAMIADLMSHHPSSLKGHPELIKAILVSGGKRPIPNASTHDPNNQTVAAKDIPVYSSLAWNRTFRTWRGENNQVFNSNQKITFTEAGIKGAHYRIGIAWLTSGSYILANKDLVQNQGQKMPQDIDLKVYQNGKVIAQSLSSTNPFEVVDFTPKTNDNLTIEIHRYRNTPNRNTNISLPPEKVILGYSMWVDR, encoded by the coding sequence ATGAATAAAGCAATACTGCTCGTCGCCGCATTCGGCGTCGGCGTTTCATTAGCCGCAGAAAACAACTACAAAAGTTCGTTTTCCAAAGTTTCTAGCGAAGTACAAGACTTCCTTGACGAAGAGGCTTTGACAGAAACACGGACAGTTCCGTCAAAAACCTACACCGTAGACGTACTTGGCAGAAAGAAAAGTTCCAATCAGGTGACGTTTCTTGGCAAAGCAAAAGTTTCGCCCAAAAGAAAAATGCGTGTCGACGTCGTAAATCTTGACCTTCCCGACTATCAAGAAAAAACCGTTTCAACCAAAACAGAATTCAATCCAGAAACAGGGAAAACGAGATTATGGCTTAACGGGGAAGAACTTTCACAAGCCGAATTCGATAAGGCCATCAGCAAAATCAACAGCGAAAAGCCAGATTTCATTCCTGGCTATACGGATTCCTTAAGCGCCGATGAAATAAACAACTTGCTCAATGGAAACAAGAATGTTTATATCAGCAAGCACAAAGATCCTATCAATCAGATGGCATATACTGCCATATTCAACACCTCACAAATATCGACCCACGCCTTCACCAACTCAGCAAAAGGCAAAGGCATCGGCATACATTTCACAGAAACAGGATGTCCTCACCCCAACTTCTGGACTTCAAAATACCAAAACGTAAACGGCTGCGAACACGGGTGGCAAACACATCCCACTGGCGTGCTTCAGGTGTTATCCAAAACCGCTCCGGAAGCTTCCCTTTACGGCTACGACCAAGGAACATGGCCAACAAGAGCGAACCATTCAAACCTAGAGATATCTTCTCACTCCTGGGCATCTCCGTACAGCCCGACAAATGAATACATCGAAGTTGACGCCATGATGGACAACTACGTGTATACCAACGGAATAACAGCCTTCGTCGCCGCAGGTAACGTAAGCCCTGACGTTCCCAACAACAAATACGTTTCCTCTCCTGGCAAAGCATTAAACGCCATTACCGTAGGCGCCATCAATCCTACCAACGACAATTACACCAGCTACTCCAAATGGATGAATTCCGAAATAGGGAACGAAAAGCCCGAAGTCGCAAATTACACGGACTTCGAATTCAACAACACGCTAACGTTCCCCTGCGGTAGCCAGACATGCACATATAACGGCTATTTCAACGGAACAAGCGCGTCAACGCCTTACACAGCAGCAATGATCGCCGATTTGATGTCCCATCACCCAAGCTCCTTAAAGGGCCACCCTGAACTTATCAAGGCCATTCTCGTTTCCGGTGGAAAGCGTCCCATTCCTAACGCATCCACCCACGACCCCAACAACCAAACAGTCGCCGCCAAAGACATCCCTGTATATTCCAGTTTAGCCTGGAACCGGACTTTCCGCACCTGGAGAGGCGAAAACAACCAGGTCTTTAATTCCAATCAAAAAATCACATTTACAGAAGCCGGGATCAAGGGAGCACATTACCGTATAGGAATCGCATGGCTCACATCCGGTTCTTACATTCTCGCCAACAAAGACCTCGTCCAGAATCAAGGTCAAAAAATGCCCCAGGACATCGACTTAAAAGTTTACCAGAACGGCAAGGTCATAGCCCAATCATTAAGCTCAACAAATCCTTTCGAAGTGGTTGATTTCACGCCCAAGACAAACGACAATCTGACTATCGAAATCCATCGCTACAGAAACACGCCTAACCGAAATACCAATATCAGCCTTCCGCCTGAAAAAGTCATTCTCGGCTATTCAATGTGGGTAGACAGGTAA
- a CDS encoding M18 family aminopeptidase, translated as MDFFDFLNAAVTPYHTVSCLKSHFEANSFVNFSGKIETGKAYFVCRGASIIAFRTPKTWDDISKFKIALAHTDFPTLKISPNPDSVSAGVCTLHTEVYGSPLYTSWLDRDLGYAGMLAYVDAADAKTLKTKLFRGEKLFRIPQLAVHLNRNVNQDGLKVNPQVDFNALWSGAPESSAFENRKNLFVKTLEKELPAGARLIDFDVQLFDAQPANRGGFNDEWIYSGRLDNLSSCHAIAEAIVTAESSENDCLVACFFNNEEVGSTTREGAAGNFLKSVLDEVFAKMPHTSKRACERPHTSYLAESIALSIDMAHAEHPNHTEKHEPNHAPLLGKGIVLKANAQKRYASDLMSSAQLRLLCEQAGISLQVFITRNDMPCGSTVGPTISANLGIPTVDIGEPMLSMHSIREMMAASDHADMIKLVETLYR; from the coding sequence ATGGATTTTTTTGATTTTTTGAATGCGGCTGTAACGCCGTACCATACGGTGAGTTGTTTAAAATCACACTTTGAAGCGAATTCCTTTGTGAATTTTAGCGGTAAAATCGAAACAGGAAAAGCTTATTTTGTGTGTCGTGGCGCCTCGATTATTGCGTTTCGTACGCCCAAAACGTGGGATGATATATCGAAGTTCAAAATCGCACTTGCGCATACGGATTTCCCAACGTTGAAAATTTCCCCGAATCCGGATTCTGTTTCGGCGGGCGTGTGTACGCTTCATACGGAGGTCTATGGTTCACCGCTCTATACGAGCTGGCTCGATCGAGATTTAGGTTATGCGGGAATGCTTGCTTATGTGGATGCGGCTGACGCAAAAACACTCAAGACGAAGTTGTTCCGTGGCGAGAAACTTTTTAGGATTCCGCAGTTGGCCGTTCACTTGAACCGTAACGTGAACCAAGATGGGCTCAAGGTGAATCCGCAAGTGGACTTTAATGCGTTGTGGAGTGGTGCTCCTGAAAGTAGCGCTTTCGAAAATCGAAAGAATTTGTTTGTAAAAACTCTTGAAAAAGAACTCCCAGCAGGTGCTCGTTTGATTGATTTTGACGTGCAGCTGTTTGATGCGCAACCTGCAAATCGGGGCGGTTTTAACGACGAGTGGATTTATTCGGGAAGGCTCGATAATTTGAGCAGTTGCCATGCCATTGCCGAAGCGATTGTAACGGCGGAATCAAGCGAGAACGATTGCCTTGTCGCGTGCTTTTTCAATAACGAAGAAGTCGGTTCGACAACTCGCGAAGGTGCCGCCGGCAACTTCTTGAAAAGTGTATTGGATGAAGTATTTGCAAAAATGCCCCATACCTCAAAGCGAGCCTGCGAGCGCCCCCATACCTCATACCTAGCGGAGTCCATTGCATTGTCTATTGACATGGCCCATGCGGAACACCCGAATCATACGGAAAAGCATGAACCGAATCATGCTCCGCTGTTGGGCAAGGGCATTGTGCTCAAGGCGAACGCGCAAAAGCGTTACGCGAGCGACTTGATGAGTTCTGCACAACTTCGATTGCTCTGCGAACAGGCCGGTATTTCGCTTCAAGTATTCATTACGCGAAACGACATGCCGTGCGGCAGCACGGTTGGCCCGACGATTTCTGCAAATCTCGGAATCCCGACGGTGGATATTGGCGAGCCCATGCTGAGCATGCACAGCATCCGCGAGATGATGGCCGCAAGTGACCATGCGGACATGATAAAGCTTGTAGAAACGCTCTATCGGTAG
- a CDS encoding GtrA family protein yields MPRSSLLGQIVRYLVTGGLAFVVDFGLFALCLYKFGWHYLLANFVGLVAGLAFNYALSITWVFSECKRVLENKKTAEFGIFAVVGFAGVGINQLLMFLMVGRLEWNEMISKMVAAILVLMWNFGARKLMLFRGRKNA; encoded by the coding sequence ATGCCTCGTAGTTCGCTATTGGGGCAAATTGTGCGATACCTGGTGACAGGAGGCCTTGCTTTTGTAGTGGATTTTGGGCTTTTTGCACTTTGTCTTTACAAGTTTGGTTGGCATTATCTGCTTGCAAACTTTGTGGGATTGGTTGCCGGGCTTGCGTTTAATTACGCCTTGAGCATTACTTGGGTCTTTTCTGAATGCAAACGTGTTCTCGAAAATAAGAAGACGGCTGAATTCGGTATATTTGCCGTGGTCGGTTTTGCTGGTGTCGGGATAAATCAGCTGCTTATGTTCTTGATGGTCGGGCGCCTTGAATGGAATGAAATGATTTCCAAGATGGTGGCCGCAATCTTGGTGTTGATGTGGAATTTTGGTGCTCGAAAATTGATGCTTTTCCGCGGGCGGAAAAATGCATAA
- a CDS encoding acyltransferase family protein, whose product MKPKRIEYIDVAKFLAMILVIFAHGTKESSFVAFAFAFHLPAFFILNGMTLKVDNQKFGDFLAKKLKRYIIPMFGLGILCVLSDSFVKWLLNNPIPDHFLLIGIANVINQVRLFAIWFLPALFFTDIILFGFHSLAKGKLWLMGILSLLLLGIGIIFNQFHNVALVWNFDAALFGTTFTYIGFAFHHQKLSRLYNFLTKARLRALIIGVALLTATYFISQYSYEINHKHLEMFHRVYIPYYITLPNAIIGSLGFILICRGITNPILAKPVEMNLALLAFHQTLTFPIFRNKICPEWWANVHRLPISDLNYILFTSTMTLFSVALIAVIYLAIKYSPLSIIVNQPLAGFYRQKTTDVNNL is encoded by the coding sequence ATGAAGCCCAAAAGAATAGAATACATTGACGTTGCCAAATTTTTGGCCATGATTTTAGTCATATTCGCGCACGGGACTAAAGAAAGTAGCTTTGTAGCGTTCGCATTTGCATTCCACCTGCCCGCATTCTTCATTTTGAACGGAATGACGCTAAAGGTCGACAATCAAAAATTCGGCGATTTTCTAGCGAAGAAACTCAAACGCTATATCATTCCAATGTTTGGGCTTGGAATTTTATGCGTTCTGTCTGATTCATTCGTCAAATGGCTTTTGAACAATCCCATTCCGGACCATTTCTTACTCATCGGCATCGCAAACGTCATCAATCAAGTTCGCTTGTTCGCCATTTGGTTCTTGCCAGCACTATTTTTCACCGACATCATACTCTTCGGTTTCCATAGTTTAGCCAAAGGCAAGCTTTGGCTCATGGGCATTTTGTCACTTTTGCTTCTTGGAATCGGGATAATCTTCAACCAGTTCCATAACGTTGCTTTAGTCTGGAATTTTGACGCAGCACTTTTCGGGACAACATTCACTTACATAGGATTCGCGTTCCACCACCAAAAACTTTCAAGGCTGTACAATTTCTTGACAAAGGCGCGGCTGCGGGCACTGATCATAGGAGTTGCGCTATTGACAGCAACTTACTTTATCAGCCAATACAGTTACGAGATAAACCATAAACATCTCGAAATGTTCCACCGCGTGTACATTCCATACTACATCACACTCCCCAACGCAATTATCGGTTCTCTAGGATTTATCCTCATATGCCGTGGAATTACAAATCCGATTTTAGCAAAGCCTGTCGAGATGAACCTTGCGCTTTTGGCATTCCACCAAACTCTCACATTCCCCATTTTCAGGAACAAAATCTGTCCAGAATGGTGGGCAAACGTTCACAGGCTACCCATAAGCGATTTGAATTACATTTTGTTCACCAGCACGATGACTTTATTTTCAGTCGCACTCATCGCGGTCATTTATCTCGCCATAAAGTATTCGCCATTGAGTATAATCGTAAACCAGCCATTAGCAGGCTTTTACAGGCAAAAGACTACAGATGTAAACAATCTATAG
- the pyrF gene encoding orotidine-5'-phosphate decarboxylase → MTCFYDRLEQRIAKCGNPVCMGMDPVLKLIPLEGTPEDRIKRFYSDILECCLKRNVQPAVVKPNSAYYECVSVQSMLVLQQLIADYRSAGIPVILDAKRGDIGKSSAAYANAAYDVYRADAVTVSPWMGADSVGPFIRENSENGAYVLLRTSNKGAHDFQDLPVTRSDDPRDVAEAFYSVADKIMEWDADKGYLGAVVGATHPEELEKITAYTVAHKHEIPFLIPGVSIPGVPGGQGGDAKTVLLAIANGGGKRKFHVLNSSSGLNFAWQRNDTPANYANDCVDALEKLAEACL, encoded by the coding sequence ATGACGTGCTTTTACGATCGCCTTGAACAGCGTATTGCAAAGTGCGGTAACCCGGTGTGCATGGGCATGGACCCTGTGCTCAAGCTCATTCCGCTCGAAGGCACTCCCGAAGACCGCATCAAGCGCTTCTATTCCGACATCTTGGAATGCTGCCTCAAGCGTAACGTGCAGCCGGCTGTCGTAAAGCCGAACAGCGCTTATTACGAATGCGTGAGCGTGCAGTCAATGCTCGTTTTGCAGCAACTCATTGCCGATTACAGAAGTGCTGGCATTCCGGTGATTTTGGATGCAAAGCGCGGTGACATTGGCAAGTCCAGTGCCGCCTACGCCAACGCCGCCTACGACGTTTACCGTGCAGACGCCGTGACTGTTTCTCCGTGGATGGGTGCCGATTCTGTCGGTCCGTTCATCCGCGAAAATAGCGAAAACGGTGCTTACGTGCTCCTCCGCACGAGCAACAAGGGTGCTCACGACTTCCAGGATTTGCCTGTTACTCGCAGTGACGATCCGCGCGACGTTGCCGAAGCTTTCTATTCCGTAGCTGACAAGATTATGGAATGGGATGCTGACAAGGGGTACCTCGGTGCCGTTGTCGGTGCAACTCACCCGGAAGAACTGGAAAAGATTACGGCTTACACCGTTGCCCACAAGCATGAAATCCCGTTCCTCATTCCGGGCGTGTCCATTCCGGGCGTGCCGGGCGGTCAGGGCGGCGATGCAAAGACGGTTCTCCTGGCAATCGCAAACGGCGGTGGCAAACGCAAGTTCCATGTGCTCAATTCGAGCAGTGGCCTCAACTTTGCTTGGCAGCGTAACGATACGCCGGCAAACTACGCGAACGATTGCGTCGATGCTCTGGAAAAACTCGCAGAGGCTTGCTTGTAG
- a CDS encoding MlaD family protein, translating to MAFQKIKQINWMEMSGLLVGVVTTVAVMIFSLVFYHYLNESGVIKVKEYKLHSTFEKALGLRPGTRVQISGVDVGLITNMKINTDGKGVFMEFTIRQEFQPLITDSAKVYAIRDQNLISARVINIDIKNSKGRILQDGESLPAGTAQDIETVIETANELLGRVNRLIDAADNLVAMALDTGTTMGALFGSRTLYDNLNRQLYRLDDITYIGRKVLSKTSYLLDTMKTGIPRLVNRANEVTNNVGNMIEEFKPLPGQVTSLLNSMDSTVSRADNLITNFGTMTTGLQDFINTTENTMQSADDLMNGMSKMWLFRSNIPKHDSVPFVEETLW from the coding sequence ATGGCATTTCAAAAGATAAAACAGATCAACTGGATGGAAATGTCCGGCCTCTTGGTCGGCGTCGTGACCACTGTTGCCGTCATGATTTTTTCGCTAGTGTTCTATCACTACCTCAACGAATCCGGCGTTATCAAGGTTAAAGAATACAAGCTCCACAGTACTTTTGAAAAGGCCCTCGGCCTTAGACCGGGAACCCGCGTGCAAATTAGCGGCGTAGACGTGGGTCTAATTACAAACATGAAAATCAACACTGACGGTAAAGGTGTGTTCATGGAATTTACAATCCGCCAGGAATTCCAGCCGTTGATTACCGATAGTGCAAAAGTTTACGCCATCCGCGACCAGAACTTGATTTCGGCGCGCGTGATCAACATCGACATCAAAAATAGCAAAGGCCGTATTTTGCAAGATGGGGAATCACTTCCCGCAGGCACGGCCCAAGATATCGAAACAGTCATTGAAACAGCAAACGAGCTTTTGGGACGTGTAAACCGCCTTATCGATGCCGCCGACAACCTAGTCGCAATGGCTCTCGACACGGGAACAACTATGGGTGCATTGTTCGGCTCCCGCACACTCTACGACAACTTAAACCGTCAATTGTACCGACTTGACGACATTACGTACATCGGAAGGAAAGTCTTGAGCAAGACTTCATACCTGTTGGATACAATGAAAACAGGCATTCCTCGCCTTGTAAACCGTGCTAACGAAGTAACAAACAACGTTGGCAACATGATCGAAGAATTTAAACCGCTGCCAGGCCAAGTGACCTCGCTCCTCAATTCCATGGACTCTACAGTAAGCCGTGCGGATAACCTCATTACAAATTTCGGCACAATGACAACCGGATTACAAGACTTTATAAACACGACCGAGAACACAATGCAAAGCGCAGACGACTTGATGAACGGAATGTCGAAAATGTGGCTTTTCAGGAGCAATATTCCTAAGCATGATTCCGTGCCCTTTGTCGAGGAGACGCTATGGTAA
- a CDS encoding RNA methyltransferase has protein sequence MSEEENKPKRTVRMTLDRKFGVSEAPERRPRRNDDDRGSFGDKPFGRDRGDRRFDRDRGDRRFDRGERRFDRDNRDENREGRPFNREERRGGRFDRDRRPRRFGDKPFNRGPRRDGAMNAPVYRQRPEQKEAVDENLDEAALEARAAQIEAVEDAGSTPPWFKRLIACTTEKGREREGKFLGEGVHVVEELVKHHRELVISVYVVEGFENEELIEAINEAEITLHTLNEEQMKRLSSTMTTQGIIAYCNIASKKPVYETSRSVLTLVDAVQDPGNLGTLFRTSLGFNSSGMILGRGTVSPFNPKVVRGSSGTFLRVPFEFDVDLVDQINFLRSKGYTIIATDLHAKQSLRQIPSHKLRKMAFLVGNEGAGTNPYFIELADETVKIPMSSELESLNVAVAHGILSYEAAQIQEELK, from the coding sequence ATGAGTGAAGAAGAAAACAAACCGAAGCGTACTGTAAGAATGACGCTTGACCGCAAATTTGGAGTTAGCGAAGCTCCTGAACGCCGCCCTCGCCGTAACGACGACGACCGTGGTTCCTTTGGCGACAAGCCCTTTGGTCGTGATCGTGGCGACCGTCGTTTTGACCGCGACCGCGGCGACCGCCGCTTTGATCGTGGTGAACGCCGTTTCGATCGCGACAACCGCGATGAAAACCGCGAAGGCCGTCCGTTCAACCGTGAAGAACGCCGTGGCGGACGCTTTGACCGTGACCGCCGTCCGCGCCGCTTTGGCGACAAGCCGTTTAACCGTGGCCCGCGCCGTGATGGTGCCATGAACGCTCCGGTTTATCGCCAGCGCCCCGAACAGAAGGAAGCCGTTGACGAGAACTTGGACGAAGCTGCACTCGAAGCACGCGCTGCACAGATTGAAGCTGTTGAAGATGCCGGCTCTACACCTCCTTGGTTCAAGCGCCTCATCGCCTGCACGACCGAAAAGGGTCGCGAACGCGAAGGCAAGTTCCTCGGTGAAGGTGTGCACGTTGTCGAAGAACTCGTGAAGCACCACCGCGAACTCGTGATTTCTGTTTACGTTGTTGAAGGTTTTGAAAACGAAGAACTCATCGAAGCCATTAACGAAGCCGAAATTACGCTCCATACTCTTAACGAAGAACAGATGAAGCGTCTTTCTTCGACGATGACGACGCAGGGCATCATTGCTTACTGCAACATCGCAAGCAAGAAGCCGGTTTACGAAACGAGCCGCAGCGTGCTTACGCTTGTGGACGCCGTGCAAGATCCGGGTAACCTCGGCACGCTCTTCCGCACGAGCCTCGGTTTCAATTCTTCGGGCATGATTCTCGGTCGTGGTACCGTGAGCCCGTTCAACCCGAAGGTTGTGCGTGGTTCCTCGGGCACGTTCCTCCGCGTTCCGTTTGAATTCGACGTAGATCTCGTGGACCAGATCAACTTCTTGCGCAGCAAGGGTTACACCATCATCGCAACGGATTTGCATGCCAAGCAGTCTCTCCGCCAGATTCCGAGCCACAAGCTCCGCAAGATGGCTTTCCTCGTGGGTAACGAAGGTGCTGGCACGAACCCGTACTTCATCGAACTTGCCGACGAAACGGTGAAGATCCCGATGAGCAGTGAACTTGAATCTCTGAACGTGGCTGTCGCACACGGCATTCTCTCTTACGAAGCCGCTCAGATTCAGGAGGAATTGAAGTAA